The following proteins come from a genomic window of Malus domestica chromosome 02, GDT2T_hap1:
- the LOC103447287 gene encoding E3 ubiquitin-protein ligase SIRP1 → MAGMLPGVECARRRRVHQSGESPCVGGIHGSTRRSSFCLYASNHESHHTSTSSLQRSILNQAYMDEKLGVEAREAKGRLDERLRTQRKPQPKRHTNGGNKGLKCVDGGGRSSVLLGELQKEVYGANKSSSSTSGSKKFSWSKLTWKSSDQDECAVCLERLRPGETLVHLPCAHRFHSGCMVPWLHNNAHCPCCRMEIIS, encoded by the exons ATGGCTGGAATGCTTCCTGGTGTGGAATGCGCTCGGAGGAGACGAGTCCATCAGAGCGGAGAGTCACCGTGCGTCGGCGGCATCCATGGCAGCACCAGGCGCTCTTCTTTCTGTTTGTATGCTAGCAACCATGAATCTCACCACACCTCCACCTCTTCACTG CAAAGAAGCATACTGAACCAAGCATACATGGATGAGAAGctgggagtggaagccagagaAGCCAAGGGGAGATTAGATGAAAGACTGAGAACACAAAGAAAACCACAACCCAAAAG GCATACTAATGGTGGTAACAAGGGACTGAAATGTGTGGATGGAGGAGGAAGATCATCTGTCTTGCTTGGGGAGTTGCAGAAAGAAGTTTACGGAGCAAACAAGAGTAGTAGTAGTACAAGTGGGTCAAAGAAGTTCAGCTGGTCAAAGCTGACCTGGAAGTCATCGGACCAGGATGAGTGTGCAGTCTGCCTGGAGAGGCTCAGGCCAGGTGAGACCCTGGTGCACCTGCCCTGTGCCCATAGGTTCCACTCTGGTTGCATGGTTCCATGGCTTCACAACAATGCCCATTGCCCCTGTTGCAGAATGGAGATTATCTCCTAG